The genomic window ACCAACAACAAGCTGCATTTGTAATGATTTAGCAAACATCTGCGAACGTAAGTTATACTTTAAATAGTCAATTATTTCTTGGTCTCCAGCAATAAATGCACCTGTACTGGCCATAGACTTTGCAAAAGTTGCAAAATACACATCAATATCATCTTGTACACCTTGCTCCTCACCTGCTCCTGCACCAGTTTTACCTAAAGTACCGAAACCATGAGCATCGTCTACAAACAATCTAAAATTAAATTTTTTCTTAAGTGCAACGATTTCTTTTAAACGTCCTTGCTCACCACGCATACCAAACACACCCTCTGAAATCACTAAGATTCCACCTCCAGTTTGTTCAGCCATTTTAGTAGCTCTTTCAAGGTTTTTCTCTAAGCTCTCTACATCATTGTGCTTGTATGTAAAACGTTTTCCCATGTGAAGACGAACACCATCAATAATACAAGCGTGCGCATCAACATCGTAAACAATAATATCATCTTTAGAAACTAAGGCATCAATTGTAGATACCATTCCTTGGTAACCAAAATTTAGCAAATAAGCAGCTTCTTTACTTACAAACTCAGCTAATTCATTTTGTAATTGCTCGTGCAACTCTGTATGACCAGACATCATACGAGCTCCCATTGGGTAAGCAGAACCGTATTTAGCAGCAGCTTCTGCATCTACTTTTCTTACTTCAGGGTGATTTGCCAATCCTAGGTAGTCATTAATACTCCATGTAATTACTTCTTTTCCTTGAAATTTCATTCTATTAGAAATTTCTCCTTCTAGCTTTGGAAATACAAAATAACCTTCCGCTTGTGCTGCCCACTTTCCTAAAGGTCCCTTATCTCGATAAATCTTT from Winogradskyella sp. MH6 includes these protein-coding regions:
- a CDS encoding aminotransferase class I/II-fold pyridoxal phosphate-dependent enzyme, giving the protein MKDLFEKIYRDKGPLGKWAAQAEGYFVFPKLEGEISNRMKFQGKEVITWSINDYLGLANHPEVRKVDAEAAAKYGSAYPMGARMMSGHTELHEQLQNELAEFVSKEAAYLLNFGYQGMVSTIDALVSKDDIIVYDVDAHACIIDGVRLHMGKRFTYKHNDVESLEKNLERATKMAEQTGGGILVISEGVFGMRGEQGRLKEIVALKKKFNFRLFVDDAHGFGTLGKTGAGAGEEQGVQDDIDVYFATFAKSMASTGAFIAGDQEIIDYLKYNLRSQMFAKSLQMQLVVGALKRLDMLRTMPELKQNLWTIVNALQSGLKERGFDIGTTQSCVTPVYLKGSIPEAMALVKDLRENHGIFCSIVVYPVIPKGLILLRMIPTATHTLQDVQDTLDAFDAIRERLENGTYKRMSAALMAAMGE